GTGCTAGGATCGCCGGCGTCCCCGGGAGGTGGTGACCGGCGGTGGCCGCGCTGCTGGAGGTTCGCGATCTCCGCTACGCCTACGGCGCGTACCGGGCGGTGGACGGCGTCTCCTTCGACCTAGCCGGCGGCGAGCTGGTGGCGCTGGTGGGCCGGAACGGGGCCGGCAAGTCGACGCTGCTGGAGTGCCTGGCCGGCTGGCGGCGGCCGGAGGGGGGCGAGGTGCGCCTCCGGGGGCGGCGCCTGGAAGAGGACGAGACCGCCTACCGCTCGGGCGTCCTCCTGGTCCCCGACACCCCGCCCTTCTACGAGGAGCTGACGGCCTGGGAGCACCTGGCCTTCGTGGCCCGGCTGCGGCGCCGGCCGGAGGCGGAGTGGCAGGCGGAGGCCGAGCGGCTCCTGCGCGGCCTGGCGCTCTGGGAGCAGCGGCACGGCTACCCCTACGCCTTCTCCCACGGCATGC
This region of Bacillota bacterium genomic DNA includes:
- a CDS encoding ABC transporter ATP-binding protein, with the translated sequence MAALLEVRDLRYAYGAYRAVDGVSFDLAGGELVALVGRNGAGKSTLLECLAGWRRPEGGEVRLRGRRLEEDETAYRSGVLLVPDTPPFYEELTAWEHLAFVARLRRRPEAEWQAEAERLLRGLALWEQRHGYPYAFSHGMRTKLAVAAALVARPELLLLDEPFGPLDPISAAELAEELAAYVAGSEAAGCPRSVLLSSHRLPEGVRPARLLVLEGGHLLADGSPAALGRRFGLAEEEPDADAVLRAALRAARRERP